In Haliaeetus albicilla chromosome 18, bHalAlb1.1, whole genome shotgun sequence, one genomic interval encodes:
- the CDK4 gene encoding cyclin-dependent kinase 4: MAQEGRAQYEPVAEIGVGAYGTVYKARDMQSGKFVALKNVRVQTTENGLPLSTVREVALLKRLEHFDHPNIVRLMDVCATTRTERETKVTLVFEHVDQDLKTYLDKAPAPGLPLDTIKDLMRQFLRGLDFLHSNCIVHRDLKPENILVTSSGQVKLADFGLARIYSCQMALTPVVVTLWYRAPEVLLQSTYATPVDMWSVGCIFAEMFRRKPLFCGNSEADQLGKIFDMIGLPVEDDWPLDVALPRCAFPARPPQPIEGFVPEMEPLGTQLLLEMLTFNPYKRISAYNALRHLYLQDRGAGEG, translated from the exons ATGGCGCAGGAGGGGCGGGCGCAGTACGAGCCGGTGGCGGAGATCGGCGTGGGCGCCTACGGCACCGTCTACAAGGCGCGGGACATGCAGAGCGGCAAATTCGTGGCCCTGAAGAACGTGCGGGTGCAGACGACGGAGAACGGGCTCCCCCTCAGCACCGTCCGCGAGGTGGCCCTGCTCAAGCGCCTCGAGCACTTCGACCACCCCAACATCGTCCG GCTGATGGACGTCTGTGCCACCACGCGGACGGAGCGTGAGACCAAGGTGACGCTGGTCTTTGAGCACGTGGACCAAGACCTGAAGACCTACCTGGACAAGGCGCCTGCACCTGGGCTGCCCCTAGACACCATCAAG GACTTGATGCGTCAGTTCCTCCGGGGCCTCGACTTCCTCCACTCGAACTGCATCGTGCACCGGGACCTGAAGCCTGAGAACATCCTGGTGACCAGCAGCGGGCAGGTCAAGCTGGCCGACTTCGGCCTGGCCCGCATCTACAGCTGCCAGATGGCCCTGACCCCTGTG GTGGTGACGTTGTGGTACCGGGCGCCCGAGGTGCTGCTGCAGTCGACCTACGCGACACCCGTGGACATGTGGAGTGTGGGCTGCATCTTCGCCGAGATGTTCCGGAGAAA gccactTTTCTGTGGTAACTCGGAAGCCGACCAGCTGGGCAAGATTTTTGA catGATCGGGCTCCCCGTGGAGGACGACTGGCCGCTGGACGTGGCTCTGCCCCGCTGCGCCTTCCCCGcccggcccccccagcccatcgAGGGCTTCGTCCCTGAGATGGAGCCGCTGGGgacccagctgctgctg gaGATGCTGACCTTCAACCCCTACAAGCGGATCTCAGCCTACAACGCCCTGCGGCATCTCTACCTCCAGGACCGGGGGGCAGGCGAGGGGTAG
- the TSPAN31 gene encoding tetraspanin-31, whose protein sequence is MVCGGFACSRNALCALNVVYVLVGLLLIGVAAWGKGFGIVSSIHLIGGVIAVGVFLLLIAIVGLVGAVHHHQVMLFFYMIILGLVFVFQFGVSCSCLAINRSRQEGLFSSAWPILSNETKTELERRLDCCGLLNRSADPPAAHAFQADFRVCPAKCKTLLGKDPHAKCLTCGEKMLQHSDEALKILGGVGLFFSFTEILGVWLAMRYRNQKDPRANPSAFL, encoded by the exons ATGGTGTGCGGCGGCTTCGCCTGTTCCCGTAACGCCCTCTGCGCCCTCAACGTGGTCTACGtg ctggtgGGGCTGCTGCTGATCGGGGTGGCCGCCTGGGGCAAAGGCTTCGGCATCGTCTCCAGCATCCACCTCATCGGCGGAGTCATCGCCGTCGgcgtcttcctcctcctcatcgCCAtcgtggggctggtgggggctGTCCACCATCACCAGGTCATGCTCTTCTTC TACATGATCATCCTGGGCCTCGTCTTCGTCTTCCAGTTTGGCGTCTCCTGCTCTTGCCTGGCCATCAACAGGAGCAGGCAG GAGGGGCTTTTCAGCTCGGCTTGGCCCATCCTGAGCAACGAGACGAAGACGGAGCTGGAGCGAAGGCTGGACTGCTGCGGGCTGCTCAACCGCAGCGCGGACCCCCCCGCCGCCCACGCCTTCCAGGCCGACTTCCGCGTCTGCCCCGCT AAGTGTAAGACCCTCCTGGGCAAAGACCCCCACGCCAAGTGCCTGACCTGCGGCGAGAAGATGCTCCAGCACTCGGATGAAGCCCTgaagattttggggggggtcgggcTCTTCTTCAGCTTCACGGAg ATCCTGGGAGTGTGGCTGGCCATGCGCTACCGCAACCAGAAAGACCCCCGGGCCAACCCCAGCGCCTTCCTATAG